A genomic region of Planctomycetota bacterium contains the following coding sequences:
- the speY gene encoding deoxyhypusine synthase: MKRSHRTRKDLTELPDWLRKKKCPRKDAYLSGRRIMPKPITGREKFVDLIDETFLAYNAARLREGCELFVTKMLARDVTVGMSLAGALTPAGLGCSSVIPLIKAGFVDWIVATGANLYHDLHFAFNLPLHVGSHLVDDADLRKNDVVRIYDVLLGYTDCLMATDEILRRILVQPEFQKEMGTAELHYLLGRYAADWEKKNRLKDVSVLAAAYRAGLPVYTSSPGDSTIGMNVAGVELRGNKLRINPSIDVNETTSIVLAAKRSGGKSAVVLMGGGSPKNFMLQTEPQIQEILRIKEVGQDYFFQVTDARPDTGGLSGATPHEAVSWGKVDPNRLPDAVVCYADTTIALPIFTHYALARHRKRKLKRLYRRRAELMESLVREYFAHNK, from the coding sequence ATGAAACGAAGCCATCGAACCCGCAAGGACTTGACGGAACTGCCGGATTGGCTCCGCAAGAAGAAGTGTCCCCGCAAGGACGCGTACCTTTCGGGCCGGCGGATCATGCCCAAACCCATCACCGGCCGCGAAAAGTTCGTCGACCTCATCGACGAGACGTTCCTGGCCTACAACGCCGCACGCCTCCGAGAGGGGTGCGAACTTTTCGTCACAAAAATGCTCGCGCGCGACGTGACGGTCGGCATGAGCCTCGCCGGGGCCCTGACGCCCGCCGGCCTGGGGTGCTCCTCGGTCATCCCTCTCATCAAGGCGGGTTTCGTGGACTGGATCGTCGCCACCGGCGCGAACCTCTACCACGACCTCCACTTCGCCTTCAACCTCCCGCTCCATGTCGGGTCGCATCTGGTGGACGACGCCGACCTGAGGAAGAACGACGTCGTCCGCATCTACGATGTCCTCCTCGGCTACACGGACTGCCTGATGGCGACCGACGAGATCCTCCGCCGCATCCTCGTGCAGCCCGAGTTCCAGAAGGAGATGGGGACGGCGGAACTGCATTACCTCCTCGGCCGGTACGCCGCCGACTGGGAAAAGAAGAACCGCCTCAAGGACGTTTCGGTCCTCGCCGCCGCCTACCGCGCGGGCCTGCCCGTCTATACTTCGAGCCCGGGCGACTCGACGATCGGCATGAACGTCGCGGGCGTCGAACTCCGCGGCAACAAACTCCGCATCAATCCTTCGATTGATGTCAACGAGACCACGAGTATCGTCCTGGCGGCCAAGCGCTCCGGCGGCAAGAGCGCGGTCGTCCTCATGGGCGGCGGAAGCCCCAAGAACTTCATGCTCCAGACCGAGCCCCAAATCCAGGAAATCCTGCGCATCAAGGAGGTCGGCCAGGATTACTTTTTCCAGGTCACCGACGCCCGGCCGGACACCGGGGGCCTCTCGGGTGCGACGCCGCACGAGGCCGTCTCCTGGGGCAAGGTGGACCCGAACCGCCTGCCCGATGCCGTCGTCTGCTACGCGGACACGACCATCGCGCTTCCGATCTTCACGCACTACGCCCTCGCGCGCCACAGGAAGCGGAAACTGAAGCGCCTCTACCGCCGACGCGCGGAACTCATGGAATCCCTCGTCCGCGAATACTTCGCGCACAACAAGTAG
- a CDS encoding type III PLP-dependent enzyme, protein MARRTAKDGGRRFKALARHHGTPLLVISRSALRAQLQRFRKALARVEPFYAVKANPHAEVIKFMVAEKAGFDVASQAEMEAVLAAGAPPSRIIFANTIKPPEAIAAATKRGVDLMTFDSEYELDKLAEAAPGARSLVRIKVPNVGSAVELSLKFGVLPADAIDMLIKAHQMGLVAAGVAFHVGSQCTRVENYIEALEIAAILFRDARLKQIPLEILDIGGGFPIPNANHGEDQFEEIASVISRELERLFEPSVRVIAEPGRFLVGPAATLVMRIIGKAIRENKHWYYLDDGVYGSLSGLVFDHAAYRFQAVRDGPTRLSTLAGPTCDSFDIIARGEAMPELEIGDIVYVENIGAYSVASASRFNGFEPAQVVLVS, encoded by the coding sequence ATGGCGAGGCGGACGGCGAAAGACGGCGGGCGGCGCTTCAAGGCGCTGGCGCGGCATCACGGCACGCCGCTGCTGGTGATCAGCCGGTCGGCCCTTCGCGCGCAACTCCAGCGTTTCCGCAAGGCCCTCGCGCGCGTCGAACCGTTCTACGCGGTGAAGGCCAACCCGCACGCCGAGGTCATCAAGTTCATGGTGGCGGAGAAGGCGGGCTTCGACGTCGCCAGCCAGGCCGAGATGGAAGCGGTGCTGGCGGCGGGCGCGCCGCCGTCGCGAATCATTTTCGCCAACACCATCAAGCCGCCGGAGGCGATCGCGGCGGCGACGAAGCGCGGCGTGGACCTGATGACGTTCGACTCGGAGTACGAACTCGACAAACTGGCCGAGGCCGCCCCGGGCGCCCGCTCGCTCGTCCGCATCAAAGTGCCGAACGTCGGCAGCGCGGTGGAACTGTCGCTGAAGTTCGGCGTTCTTCCGGCCGACGCCATCGACATGCTCATCAAGGCCCACCAGATGGGCCTCGTGGCGGCGGGCGTCGCGTTCCACGTCGGGAGCCAGTGCACGCGCGTCGAGAATTACATCGAGGCCCTCGAGATCGCCGCCATCCTCTTCCGCGACGCACGCCTCAAGCAGATTCCGCTGGAGATTCTGGACATCGGCGGCGGGTTCCCGATCCCGAACGCCAACCACGGCGAGGACCAGTTTGAGGAAATCGCGTCGGTCATCTCGCGCGAACTGGAGCGCCTGTTCGAACCTTCGGTGCGCGTCATCGCCGAGCCCGGGCGCTTTCTCGTCGGCCCCGCCGCCACGCTCGTCATGCGCATTATCGGCAAAGCCATCCGCGAGAACAAGCACTGGTATTACCTGGACGACGGCGTGTACGGGTCCTTGAGCGGCCTGGTGTTCGACCATGCCGCCTACCGGTTCCAGGCCGTCCGCGACGGGCCGACGCGCCTGTCGACCCTGGCGGGCCCCACGTGCGATTCGTTCGACATCATCGCGCGGGGCGAGGCGATGCCGGAACTCGAGATCGGCGACATCGTGTACGTCGAGAACATCGGCGCCTATAGCGTGGCGAGCGCGAGCCGGTTCAACGGCTTCGAGCCCGCCCAGGTTGTTCTGGTGTCCTAG